The following are from one region of the Paenibacillus sp. JZ16 genome:
- the yqeK gene encoding bis(5'-nucleosyl)-tetraphosphatase (symmetrical) YqeK — MEYSRDELIQAVSSQMPAKRWEHTKGVMETAVILANRFGADPVKAELAAILHDVAKYWPVQKLQQMMVEHALSEELLRYDKQLWHAEVGAFVAEHEYGVTDTDVLNAIRYHTSGRVGMTLLDKVVCLADYMEPGRDFPGVNNIRELANHSLEEALAAGFDSTIGHLLSRRQIIFPLTVLARNDLIKQLEANS, encoded by the coding sequence ATGGAGTACAGCCGTGATGAACTCATTCAAGCGGTATCCTCACAGATGCCGGCCAAGCGCTGGGAGCATACAAAAGGCGTAATGGAAACCGCGGTCATCCTTGCCAATCGGTTCGGAGCCGACCCGGTCAAGGCAGAATTAGCCGCCATCCTGCATGACGTGGCCAAATATTGGCCCGTGCAAAAGCTTCAACAAATGATGGTGGAGCATGCGCTATCCGAAGAGCTGCTCCGTTACGACAAGCAGCTTTGGCATGCTGAGGTAGGCGCGTTCGTAGCAGAGCACGAATATGGCGTAACGGATACCGATGTGCTTAACGCCATCCGTTACCATACGTCGGGGCGCGTCGGCATGACACTGCTTGATAAGGTGGTCTGCCTTGCGGATTATATGGAACCGGGACGGGATTTCCCCGGCGTGAATAATATTCGCGAACTGGCCAACCATAGCCTTGAAGAGGCGCTTGCAGCCGGTTTTGATTCGACGATTGGACATCTGCTTTCGCGCAGACAAATCATTTTTCCGTTGACGGTACTAGCCCGCAACGATCTAATTAAGCAATTGGAGGCGAATTCATGA
- a CDS encoding shikimate dehydrogenase codes for MKVNPTIERDYLLLGVMGDPIGHSKSPAMHDAAITALGLSGAYVPLHIRPEGLRDAIQAVKALGFRGVNVTIPHKVEVMEYLDVVDEGARRIGAVNTIVNDNGKLTGYNTDGIGYVRSLKDEACPNLKGKRIVVYGAGGAARGIIYALTGEEPEKISIVNRTSDKALALAEEWSSLADLRGYGEDHATEALSDADVLINTTSVGMFPRVSELPVPAEYIPEGIVVSDLIYNPLKTELLRQSELRQCTVHGGLGMFINQGAYAFEYWTGLRAPVQAMKDAVLTSFQSEV; via the coding sequence ATGAAAGTGAATCCAACGATCGAGCGTGATTATTTGCTCCTTGGCGTAATGGGGGACCCTATCGGTCACTCCAAATCACCGGCCATGCATGATGCGGCGATTACCGCCCTGGGATTGTCAGGGGCCTATGTGCCCCTTCATATACGTCCGGAGGGGCTTCGTGACGCTATCCAGGCTGTCAAAGCCCTGGGATTCCGCGGAGTGAATGTAACGATCCCGCACAAGGTGGAGGTTATGGAGTATCTGGATGTCGTCGATGAAGGGGCGCGGCGCATCGGTGCCGTGAATACCATCGTCAACGACAATGGCAAATTGACGGGTTATAATACGGATGGCATCGGATATGTTCGTTCATTAAAGGATGAAGCCTGTCCGAACCTTAAAGGGAAACGCATCGTTGTTTACGGCGCCGGCGGAGCGGCCAGGGGAATCATCTACGCCCTTACCGGGGAAGAGCCTGAGAAGATTTCCATTGTGAATCGGACATCCGACAAAGCGCTGGCATTGGCCGAGGAGTGGAGCTCGCTTGCTGACTTGAGGGGATACGGTGAGGATCATGCCACAGAGGCATTGTCAGATGCCGATGTCTTGATCAACACAACCTCGGTGGGCATGTTTCCCCGGGTTTCCGAACTTCCTGTTCCAGCGGAGTATATACCGGAAGGGATCGTTGTCAGCGATCTGATCTATAATCCGTTGAAGACCGAGCTGTTGCGGCAAAGCGAGCTGCGGCAATGCACGGTGCATGGCGGTCTCGGGATGTTCATCAACCAGGGGGCGTATGCATTTGAGTATTGGACAGGTCTGAGGGCGCCCGTACAGGCGATGAAGGATGCGGTTCTGACCAGCTTCCAATCCGAGGTTTAA
- the yqeH gene encoding ribosome biogenesis GTPase YqeH: MTLPTGGEDIKKCSGCGIPLQSEVQDKPGYLPEKAWDRDPVICQRCFRIKNYNEASSVAVDQDEFLRLLGQIGGKNALVIHIVDLFDFEGSLISGLQRFVGNNPVILAVNKTDLLPKVTNWNKVLNWVQKQCKEHGLRTEDIVLCSAKKNQGFERLLETVAHYRGDRDVYVVGATNVGKSSLINRLIRDYSDLDQELTVSRYPGTTLDMVNIPLDDGRYIIDTPGIVYPWRYSELVSREDLGTVMPENPLKPMVYQLNEGQTLFFGGFGRFDFLQGEHQSFTCFISGRLGIHRTKLERADSLFAEHAGELLSPPTKERLEELPEWTRHEIRIPKGTRQDVFISGLGWIKINGEQGALVAVHVPKGIKVLSRPSLI, from the coding sequence ATGACGTTGCCTACTGGCGGAGAAGACATCAAGAAGTGCAGCGGCTGCGGCATACCGCTTCAGAGTGAAGTACAGGACAAGCCGGGCTATTTGCCGGAGAAGGCCTGGGACCGCGACCCGGTTATTTGCCAGCGCTGTTTCCGGATCAAGAATTATAATGAAGCCTCCTCGGTTGCCGTAGACCAGGATGAATTTTTACGGCTGCTGGGACAGATTGGCGGCAAGAATGCGCTTGTCATTCATATCGTGGACCTCTTTGATTTTGAAGGGAGCCTGATTTCGGGGCTGCAGCGGTTTGTCGGCAACAATCCGGTTATTCTGGCCGTTAACAAGACCGATCTTCTGCCGAAGGTCACCAATTGGAACAAGGTACTCAATTGGGTACAGAAGCAGTGCAAGGAGCATGGACTGAGAACGGAAGACATCGTGCTCTGCAGCGCGAAGAAGAATCAAGGCTTTGAGCGGCTGCTGGAGACGGTTGCGCATTATCGAGGAGACCGGGACGTCTACGTGGTTGGCGCCACGAATGTGGGTAAATCCAGCTTGATCAATCGTCTGATCCGCGACTACAGCGATTTGGATCAGGAGCTGACCGTTTCCCGTTATCCTGGAACGACGCTGGATATGGTCAATATTCCGCTGGATGACGGCCGGTATATTATAGATACGCCGGGCATCGTATACCCATGGCGCTACAGCGAGCTTGTGAGCCGTGAGGATCTGGGGACGGTCATGCCGGAGAATCCGCTGAAGCCGATGGTATACCAGTTGAACGAAGGGCAGACTCTGTTCTTCGGAGGTTTTGGCCGCTTTGATTTTCTGCAAGGCGAGCACCAATCCTTTACTTGCTTTATCAGCGGCAGATTAGGGATTCATCGGACCAAGCTGGAGCGGGCGGATTCGTTATTTGCCGAACATGCCGGAGAGCTTCTTTCACCGCCGACCAAGGAACGGCTTGAAGAACTGCCGGAATGGACAAGACATGAAATCCGTATTCCTAAGGGAACCCGCCAAGACGTGTTTATCTCGGGGCTCGGCTGGATCAAGATCAATGGTGAACAGGGCGCGCTTGTGGCGGTTCATGTACCTAAAGGAATCAAAGTTCTGTCGCGTCCATCTTTGATATAA
- a CDS encoding CvfB family protein produces MSLIAGTLTKLVVSREVSPYGYFLDGGDRDVLLHYSELTGKIEPGDTVEVFIFFDTEDRLAATMKKPYLTLGETAKLEVADVHPRLGCFLEMGLGRQLLLPIRELPEMRELHPQVGDHVFVIMEHDKQGRLRAKLAGEQELAPLAFHAPESWKGQWFTALVYKPLQMGTFVIIDGGVIGFGAIGMIHSSERTRMLRLGEEVKVRVSHIREDGRANLSMVPQKEIGRTDDADRLLAFLKERPGHAMPYSDETPPDIIKQRFGISKSAFKRALGKLMKDGLVTQKDSWTYMVNKEENSGSNE; encoded by the coding sequence ATGAGTCTGATTGCCGGCACATTAACGAAACTCGTCGTTTCCAGAGAAGTGTCCCCTTACGGTTATTTCCTGGATGGCGGAGATCGGGATGTGCTTCTTCACTATTCGGAGCTCACGGGTAAAATCGAGCCGGGGGATACGGTCGAGGTCTTTATATTCTTCGATACGGAAGACCGCCTGGCCGCAACGATGAAGAAACCTTACCTTACGTTAGGTGAAACCGCTAAGCTTGAGGTGGCGGATGTTCATCCGCGCTTGGGATGTTTCCTCGAGATGGGGCTTGGCAGGCAGCTTCTGCTTCCGATCCGGGAATTGCCGGAGATGCGGGAGCTTCATCCGCAAGTGGGAGATCATGTATTTGTCATCATGGAGCATGATAAGCAAGGACGGCTCCGCGCGAAACTCGCCGGAGAACAAGAGCTTGCTCCGCTTGCGTTTCATGCGCCTGAATCGTGGAAGGGCCAGTGGTTCACTGCCCTGGTGTACAAACCGCTCCAGATGGGCACGTTTGTTATTATCGATGGCGGTGTGATCGGTTTCGGCGCCATTGGCATGATCCACTCCTCCGAACGGACGCGTATGCTGCGGCTTGGCGAAGAGGTGAAGGTTCGGGTAAGCCATATCCGGGAAGATGGCAGGGCTAACCTGTCGATGGTACCGCAAAAAGAGATTGGCCGGACGGATGATGCAGACCGACTGCTCGCTTTTCTGAAGGAGCGACCGGGCCATGCGATGCCGTATTCGGATGAAACGCCCCCCGACATCATCAAGCAGCGGTTCGGCATTAGCAAATCCGCCTTTAAACGCGCGCTTGGCAAGCTGATGAAGGACGGTTTGGTTACCCAAAAGGACAGCTGGACGTATATGGTCAATAAAGAGGAGAACTCCGGTTCAAACGAATAA
- a CDS encoding AraC family transcriptional regulator translates to MTSSVDMMPGFDRMQLQAPFDLTYYNEQPLSGGQFHSHAFYEIYYFHEGRCTYLIGDSVFTLKPGDLLLMNGLTLHCPNVEPDSRYVRSILHFDPAWICKGLSETAKSILLDPFESLRNHRMTLTGTNRDEFEGMLADIHRLSASTAGFRQERMTLRIQEMMYVIADWCQDAVQDQDSISEKERHVQHVVSFVEEHYMQDLTLEQIARDMHITKHYLSSLFKEVTGTTVFKYLYHRRINQAKILLRLHPHLSITEISQAAGFKHLAHFSRMFKAMVGTTPEYYRRSGEELSLT, encoded by the coding sequence ATGACCTCATCTGTCGATATGATGCCAGGTTTTGACCGCATGCAGCTGCAAGCGCCGTTTGATCTGACCTATTACAATGAACAGCCGCTGTCGGGAGGGCAGTTTCACTCGCATGCTTTTTATGAAATTTATTATTTCCATGAAGGACGCTGCACTTATTTGATCGGCGATTCCGTTTTCACCCTGAAACCGGGGGATCTGCTCCTAATGAACGGGCTTACGCTCCATTGTCCGAATGTTGAGCCCGATTCCAGATACGTCAGAAGCATTCTGCATTTCGATCCGGCCTGGATCTGCAAAGGGCTTTCGGAGACGGCCAAATCGATATTGCTGGATCCCTTCGAATCGCTGCGAAATCATCGCATGACACTGACAGGGACCAATCGGGACGAATTCGAAGGCATGTTGGCCGATATACATCGCCTCTCGGCATCCACGGCCGGTTTTCGCCAGGAACGGATGACCTTGCGTATTCAGGAGATGATGTACGTCATCGCGGACTGGTGCCAGGACGCTGTGCAGGATCAGGACTCCATCTCCGAGAAAGAGCGGCATGTCCAGCATGTCGTATCGTTCGTCGAGGAACATTATATGCAGGATCTGACGCTGGAGCAAATTGCCCGCGATATGCATATTACGAAACACTATTTATCCTCCTTATTTAAGGAGGTTACCGGAACGACGGTGTTTAAATATTTGTATCACCGGCGGATTAACCAAGCTAAAATTTTGCTCAGGCTCCATCCGCATCTCAGCATCACGGAGATCAGCCAGGCGGCAGGTTTCAAGCATTTGGCTCATTTCAGCCGGATGTTCAAAGCCATGGTCGGGACGACGCCGGAATATTATCGCAGAAGCGGGGAAGAGCTTTCGTTGACTTGA
- a CDS encoding sugar phosphate isomerase/epimerase family protein encodes MKLSVFTVATPDLQPEELAKAAADAGIEGIEWRFKEIPEEAAGEKPSFWRHNRCSMDPNGTQEDWLEFQQAADKHGRRSLAVVPYLTCGDVEATEKVMQAAKLIGASFIRAGIPGYDRKRNYNELYDQAVRYLHEVQDLAAAYGVKAVVETHHLTIAPSAGLTHRLVSHFNPQHIGVLYDPGNMVHEGYENYRMGLELLGPYLAHVHVKNGGYRKTAAEDGTSAAWSGEWVPLDQGAVPWKQVIQDLQSVGYEGYYGIEDFSGTFESREMLLRFAEQMKLWSEQKQNA; translated from the coding sequence ATGAAACTGTCCGTATTCACAGTCGCAACTCCTGACTTACAGCCTGAGGAATTGGCAAAAGCCGCGGCGGATGCCGGTATTGAAGGAATCGAATGGCGCTTTAAGGAGATTCCGGAAGAAGCTGCAGGGGAGAAGCCCTCGTTCTGGCGGCATAACCGCTGCTCCATGGATCCGAACGGCACGCAGGAGGATTGGCTCGAGTTTCAGCAAGCGGCCGACAAGCATGGCAGGCGCAGTCTTGCGGTCGTTCCTTATTTGACATGCGGCGACGTGGAAGCGACGGAGAAGGTCATGCAAGCAGCCAAACTGATCGGAGCTTCATTTATTCGCGCGGGTATCCCGGGATATGACCGGAAGCGCAATTATAATGAGCTGTACGACCAGGCGGTTCGTTATCTCCATGAGGTGCAGGATCTCGCTGCGGCTTACGGGGTCAAAGCCGTGGTGGAAACGCACCATCTTACGATCGCCCCGAGCGCCGGACTGACGCACCGGCTTGTATCCCACTTTAATCCGCAGCATATCGGCGTGCTGTATGATCCGGGCAACATGGTCCATGAAGGTTACGAGAACTACCGGATGGGCTTGGAGCTTCTGGGTCCGTACCTGGCTCATGTCCATGTGAAAAACGGGGGTTATCGCAAAACGGCTGCCGAGGATGGTACCTCTGCGGCGTGGTCCGGGGAATGGGTTCCACTTGACCAGGGGGCCGTGCCATGGAAGCAGGTCATACAGGATCTGCAATCGGTTGGTTACGAAGGTTACTACGGAATCGAAGATTTTAGCGGAACGTTTGAGTCTAGGGAAATGCTTCTTCGTTTTGCCGAGCAGATGAAGCTGTGGTCAGAGCAGAAACAAAACGCGTAG
- a CDS encoding YqeG family HAD IIIA-type phosphatase → MFEMLIPKLRVNTVFDINLEELYEQGYRGIITDLDNTLVGAKAPLATPELVVWFKRVKEIGFQLIIVSNNQLERVSKFATPLDIQYVHEARKPSNTPFRKAMKMMELTPEKTVVVGDQMLTDVYGGNRLGLYTVLVMPIAINDEGWFTRLVNRRVERIALTRLRKKGLWMEEEPKS, encoded by the coding sequence TTGTTTGAAATGTTAATCCCAAAGCTCCGTGTGAATACGGTTTTTGATATTAACCTTGAGGAATTATATGAGCAGGGGTATCGCGGAATCATTACGGATTTGGACAATACCCTTGTAGGGGCCAAGGCGCCGCTTGCGACACCGGAACTGGTCGTTTGGTTCAAAAGGGTAAAGGAGATCGGTTTCCAGCTCATCATCGTCTCGAATAACCAGCTTGAACGCGTGTCTAAATTTGCGACGCCGCTGGATATCCAGTATGTGCATGAAGCCCGTAAACCAAGTAATACCCCGTTCCGCAAAGCGATGAAAATGATGGAGCTCACGCCGGAGAAAACGGTTGTGGTCGGCGACCAGATGCTGACCGACGTTTATGGCGGGAATCGGCTGGGCCTGTATACGGTGCTGGTTATGCCTATCGCCATCAACGATGAGGGATGGTTTACGCGCCTGGTCAATCGCCGGGTGGAGCGGATCGCATTGACCCGTTTGCGCAAGAAAGGATTATGGATGGAGGAGGAACCGAAATCATGA
- a CDS encoding Gfo/Idh/MocA family protein — translation MEQVRVGVIGLGMGFSHARSLASGRIKGARLSAICDLNPAKQEEARATLPSDVKIWSDTKAMISSGEIDAVIIATPHYAHPQVAIECLNHGLHVLIEKPAGVYTKQVREMNRAAEASGKVFSIMYNQRCNPLYKKLKELIGEGELGEIRRMNWIITNWYRSQSYYDSGGWRATWAGEGGGVLINQSPHQLDLWQWTTGMMPKRIRAFCAFGKYRNIEVEDDVTAYAEYENGATAVFITTTGEAPGTNRYEVTGDRGKIVIEDGKLTFWRLRVPEPEFNRQYTGGFGEPECWKCEVPISGDNPQHSGIIQNFADAILHGTPLIAPGEEGIHGLTLSNAMHLSTWTDNWVDLPLNEDLYHEMLQERITQSSAQKTVKEIGPVDMSKTFGTY, via the coding sequence ATGGAACAGGTAAGAGTAGGGGTTATTGGACTGGGGATGGGGTTTTCGCATGCCAGGTCGCTGGCGTCCGGGCGGATCAAGGGAGCGCGGCTTAGCGCTATATGCGATCTGAATCCGGCCAAACAGGAAGAAGCAAGGGCAACGCTGCCCTCGGACGTGAAAATATGGAGTGATACGAAGGCTATGATCTCCTCGGGGGAGATCGATGCCGTGATCATTGCGACGCCTCATTATGCCCATCCTCAAGTGGCGATTGAGTGCCTGAATCATGGACTCCATGTCCTGATCGAGAAGCCGGCAGGCGTTTACACGAAGCAAGTGCGAGAAATGAACCGCGCGGCAGAAGCCAGCGGCAAGGTGTTCTCGATAATGTACAACCAGCGCTGTAATCCGCTCTACAAGAAGCTGAAAGAGCTCATAGGAGAAGGTGAACTCGGGGAGATCCGGCGGATGAACTGGATCATAACGAATTGGTACCGGTCCCAGAGCTATTATGATTCAGGCGGATGGCGGGCTACCTGGGCGGGAGAAGGCGGTGGGGTCCTGATTAACCAGTCCCCGCATCAACTGGACCTCTGGCAGTGGACGACCGGCATGATGCCAAAGAGAATTCGTGCTTTTTGCGCTTTCGGCAAGTACCGGAACATCGAAGTTGAAGACGATGTGACGGCTTATGCGGAATACGAGAATGGGGCTACGGCCGTCTTCATTACGACAACGGGTGAAGCGCCCGGAACCAACCGATATGAAGTGACGGGGGACCGCGGAAAAATCGTCATCGAGGACGGCAAGCTTACCTTCTGGCGCCTCCGAGTGCCGGAGCCGGAATTCAATCGGCAGTATACCGGGGGATTCGGCGAACCGGAATGCTGGAAATGCGAGGTGCCGATCTCGGGGGATAATCCGCAGCATAGCGGCATTATCCAGAACTTTGCGGATGCTATTTTGCATGGAACGCCATTGATTGCCCCCGGTGAAGAGGGAATCCACGGATTGACGCTGTCGAATGCCATGCATCTGTCCACCTGGACCGATAATTGGGTTGATCTCCCTCTTAACGAGGACCTGTATCACGAAATGCTGCAGGAACGGATCACACAATCTTCCGCTCAGAAAACGGTCAAGGAGATCGGGCCGGTGGATATGAGCAAGACGTTTGGAACCTACTAA
- a CDS encoding nicotinate-nucleotide adenylyltransferase, whose amino-acid sequence MKIGIMGGTFDPIHIGHMLAAESARDAYGLEEVWFMPSHIPPHKEDAGVTGLMRLEMTAEAVADHPSFRTLDWEVKRGGVSYTVDTVRELRDTYPEHDFSFIIGADMVAYLPKWNRIGELAEMLTFIGLNRPGTKLSVDDLPDFLQKVVVTAEMPLIEISSTMIRSRAASGLSIRYMVPDRVYDYIVRSGIYGVQP is encoded by the coding sequence ATGAAGATAGGGATAATGGGCGGAACCTTCGATCCCATTCATATCGGGCATATGCTCGCAGCCGAATCAGCTCGGGACGCTTACGGTCTGGAAGAGGTATGGTTTATGCCCAGCCACATTCCCCCGCACAAGGAAGATGCCGGCGTAACCGGCCTGATGAGGCTGGAGATGACCGCTGAGGCTGTAGCCGACCATCCATCTTTTCGTACATTGGATTGGGAAGTGAAACGCGGCGGCGTATCCTATACGGTAGACACGGTCAGAGAGCTGAGGGACACGTATCCCGAGCATGACTTCTCGTTCATTATCGGGGCGGATATGGTAGCGTATCTTCCCAAGTGGAATCGGATCGGGGAGCTGGCGGAAATGCTCACTTTTATTGGGCTTAACCGTCCCGGAACCAAGCTATCGGTGGATGATCTGCCTGATTTCCTGCAAAAGGTGGTAGTGACAGCGGAGATGCCGCTGATTGAAATATCGTCCACCATGATTCGGAGCAGAGCCGCATCAGGCTTGTCCATCCGTTATATGGTGCCGGACCGTGTATACGATTATATTGTTAGGAGCGGTATTTATGGAGTACAGCCGTGA
- the rsfS gene encoding ribosome silencing factor → MTLKPNELLNVAVTAAEDKKAMDIVVLDLRGISLIADYFVICHGNSDTQVQAIATEIRKQAHDAGVALRGLEGMDAARWVLMDLGDVIVHIFHRDEREYYNIERLWSDAKVVENV, encoded by the coding sequence ATGACGTTGAAACCGAATGAATTGTTAAATGTGGCAGTGACTGCCGCTGAAGATAAAAAAGCGATGGATATCGTGGTCCTGGATCTTAGAGGAATTTCCCTGATCGCAGACTATTTTGTCATTTGCCACGGTAACTCGGATACTCAGGTGCAGGCGATCGCAACTGAAATCCGTAAACAGGCTCATGATGCGGGAGTAGCTTTGCGCGGACTGGAGGGAATGGATGCAGCCCGCTGGGTGCTGATGGACCTCGGAGACGTGATCGTTCATATCTTCCATCGCGATGAGCGGGAATATTACAACATCGAGCGATTGTGGTCCGATGCTAAAGTGGTGGAGAACGTATGA
- a CDS encoding Gfo/Idh/MocA family protein, translated as MDRSNGMLYAPVGKAQPVCKPGEFVFAAMSLEHGHIYGMCNGLIEAGATLKWVYDPDPAKVAAFCKAYPSVTVASSESQVLQDAEVRLVAAAAIPSERCELGMKVMSHGKDYFTDKTPFTTLEQVNAARAKAEETGKKYMVYYSERLHVESAVHAGKLIQDGAIGRVVQVMGTGPHRLNASSRPDWFFRHQQYGGILCDIGSHQIEQFLFFAGCRDAKVLSSKIGNYANPDYPELEDFGDATLVGDNGATNYFRVDWLTPGGLGTWGDGRTFILGTEGYIELRKYIDIARHPQGDHLYLVNGEGEFHMELQGKVGYPFFGELILDCLERTEHAMSQEHAFKAGELCVIAQNEAVRIP; from the coding sequence ATGGACCGCAGTAATGGAATGCTGTATGCGCCGGTGGGCAAGGCCCAGCCGGTATGCAAGCCCGGAGAGTTTGTTTTTGCCGCTATGTCGCTGGAGCATGGACATATATACGGTATGTGTAACGGATTGATCGAGGCAGGGGCGACGCTAAAGTGGGTGTATGACCCAGATCCCGCGAAGGTTGCGGCTTTTTGCAAGGCTTATCCAAGTGTAACCGTTGCCTCGTCCGAGTCACAGGTGCTTCAGGATGCGGAAGTGCGTCTGGTAGCGGCTGCCGCCATTCCTTCGGAACGATGCGAGCTTGGCATGAAGGTCATGTCGCATGGCAAGGATTACTTTACGGATAAGACGCCTTTCACGACGCTGGAGCAGGTGAACGCTGCTCGCGCGAAAGCCGAGGAGACAGGCAAGAAGTACATGGTCTATTACAGTGAACGGCTGCATGTGGAGAGTGCCGTCCATGCCGGGAAGCTGATCCAGGACGGGGCGATCGGGCGAGTGGTGCAAGTGATGGGAACAGGGCCGCACCGTTTAAACGCATCCTCCCGTCCGGACTGGTTTTTCCGTCATCAACAGTACGGGGGGATTCTGTGTGACATCGGCTCCCACCAGATTGAACAATTTTTGTTTTTTGCGGGCTGCCGTGATGCCAAGGTGCTCAGCAGCAAGATAGGGAATTATGCGAATCCGGATTACCCGGAGCTGGAGGATTTCGGAGATGCAACGCTTGTAGGAGACAACGGGGCCACTAATTATTTCCGAGTCGACTGGCTGACACCCGGGGGCCTTGGCACCTGGGGCGACGGAAGAACCTTTATTCTGGGGACGGAAGGATACATCGAGCTTCGCAAATACATCGATATCGCCAGGCATCCGCAGGGTGATCATCTGTACCTGGTTAATGGCGAGGGAGAATTTCATATGGAGCTTCAAGGCAAGGTGGGCTATCCATTCTTCGGGGAGCTTATCCTGGATTGTCTGGAACGCACGGAGCATGCCATGTCCCAGGAGCATGCCTTCAAAGCCGGAGAATTGTGCGTCATCGCCCAAAATGAGGCCGTGCGCATTCCATAA
- the yhbY gene encoding ribosome assembly RNA-binding protein YhbY: MLTGKQKRHLRSLAHHLDPLFQVGKGGSNEHLIRHISEAIEKRELMKISVLNNCFEDPREIAEELAEGAGAELVQVIGKTIVLYKESKDHKTIELP; the protein is encoded by the coding sequence ATGTTAACAGGAAAGCAAAAACGACATTTACGTTCGCTTGCGCATCATCTGGATCCGCTGTTCCAGGTAGGCAAGGGAGGAAGCAATGAGCATCTGATCCGGCATATTTCCGAGGCCATTGAGAAGCGGGAGCTCATGAAAATATCCGTGCTCAACAACTGTTTCGAAGATCCCCGCGAAATCGCCGAGGAGCTTGCTGAAGGTGCCGGGGCCGAGCTGGTACAGGTTATCGGCAAGACGATCGTGCTTTATAAAGAATCAAAAGACCACAAAACCATCGAGCTGCCGTAA
- a CDS encoding class I SAM-dependent DNA methyltransferase — protein MLSYRKFAYVYDQLMEDMPYPDWIRFARMAWDKHGMPKSVVELGCGTGSITIPLVNSGFEVTGIDLSADMLSVARRKLEGTPQGHRLFREGSVRWVQQDMRSWELPEQVDSVISFCDCVNYLLEEKDIRSAFTRTYNGLKEGGTFLFDVHHPNTLLRYDADQPFVLDEREVSYIWTCDMDERRMEIEHHLSIFARDDQDPTVYRRFEETHVQRGYDPEWMKVELVKAGFRDVKCYADFEWVEAGQDASRLFYVAVK, from the coding sequence ATGTTGTCTTACCGCAAGTTTGCTTACGTATATGATCAACTCATGGAAGACATGCCGTACCCGGACTGGATTCGCTTTGCGAGAATGGCCTGGGATAAGCACGGAATGCCAAAAAGCGTCGTTGAGCTCGGATGCGGGACAGGCAGCATCACCATTCCGCTCGTAAACTCCGGTTTCGAGGTAACGGGAATCGATCTGTCGGCAGATATGCTCTCGGTTGCCAGACGCAAGCTGGAGGGTACACCCCAGGGGCATCGATTGTTCCGGGAAGGCAGCGTCCGCTGGGTCCAACAGGACATGCGTTCGTGGGAGCTGCCCGAGCAGGTGGATTCCGTCATTTCATTTTGTGATTGTGTGAACTACCTGCTGGAGGAAAAGGACATCCGTTCCGCTTTTACAAGGACCTACAACGGCCTCAAGGAAGGCGGCACGTTCCTGTTTGATGTGCATCACCCGAACACGCTCTTACGATATGACGCAGATCAGCCATTTGTGCTGGACGAAAGGGAAGTGTCCTACATTTGGACATGCGACATGGATGAACGCCGGATGGAGATCGAGCATCATCTTTCCATCTTTGCACGGGATGACCAGGATCCCACGGTCTACCGCCGCTTTGAGGAAACGCATGTGCAGCGGGGATATGACCCCGAATGGATGAAGGTCGAGCTGGTTAAGGCCGGATTCCGGGATGTGAAATGTTATGCCGATTTTGAGTGGGTGGAAGCGGGTCAGGATGCATCCCGGCTGTTCTACGTTGCCGTAAAATAA